A genomic region of Coriobacteriaceae bacterium contains the following coding sequences:
- a CDS encoding helix-turn-helix domain-containing protein, which produces MISDRKTSGVFVKTPVLVQDTYSVEEIAILFRVSRNSVYEWHKREDDPLPLRRMNGKKRGFFAYRDELLEWSKRNAV; this is translated from the coding sequence ATGATTTCTGATAGAAAAACATCTGGCGTCTTCGTCAAGACGCCCGTCCTTGTCCAGGACACGTATTCGGTCGAGGAGATTGCAATTCTGTTCCGCGTAAGCCGAAACAGCGTCTACGAGTGGCACAAGCGCGAGGACGACCCCCTGCCTTTGAGGCGCATGAACGGCAAGAAGCGCGGGTTCTTCGCCTATCGCGACGAGCTCCTCGAGTGGAGCAAGCGCAATGCGGTCTAG
- a CDS encoding ATP-binding protein produces MGESKPTHSEACCEYCGRPLAPCVVEFGARRIVAGFRECDCEGARGQRARAERMEAAKREARLAERRKRAGIPKRFLGATVQHQDLIDYLESFEGSAGRGLYIYGSVGRGKSYSAAALANAFVDAGYRTVFTTASAMLERIKASFSGNGETDSVISRYAACDVLVLDDLGKEDAKEWSSNMMFLVINARYENMRPTIFTSNYSPQALSKRLGRKGETETAEAIASRLSETTIPIHLTGPDMRIASRM; encoded by the coding sequence ATGGGCGAATCGAAGCCGACGCATTCGGAGGCTTGCTGCGAATACTGCGGGCGCCCCCTCGCTCCATGCGTGGTCGAGTTCGGCGCCAGGCGGATCGTCGCGGGGTTCCGCGAATGCGACTGCGAGGGCGCACGCGGGCAAAGGGCGCGAGCCGAGAGGATGGAAGCCGCGAAGAGGGAAGCGCGCCTGGCCGAGCGCCGCAAGCGCGCGGGGATCCCGAAGCGGTTCCTCGGCGCGACCGTCCAGCACCAGGACCTCATCGACTACCTCGAGTCGTTCGAGGGCAGCGCAGGGCGAGGCCTCTACATATACGGCTCGGTCGGAAGGGGGAAAAGCTATTCAGCCGCAGCCTTGGCGAACGCCTTCGTGGACGCCGGCTACCGCACGGTGTTCACAACGGCATCGGCGATGCTCGAGAGGATCAAGGCGAGCTTCTCGGGGAACGGGGAGACCGATTCGGTCATTTCCAGATACGCTGCATGCGACGTCCTCGTCCTCGACGACCTCGGCAAAGAGGATGCCAAGGAGTGGTCCTCGAACATGATGTTCCTTGTGATAAACGCCCGATACGAAAACATGAGGCCGACCATCTTCACCTCGAACTACTCGCCCCAGGCGCTATCGAAAAGGCTTGGAAGGAAGGGAGAGACGGAGACCGCCGAGGCTATCGCGAGCCGGCTCTCGGAGACCACCATCCCCATCCACCTCACGGGGCCGGATATGAGGATTGCGTCAAGGATGTGA